The Pirellulales bacterium genomic interval CCTATTCACTGGGGGCTCGGCGGCACTCGACCCCAGCCACCCTTGAAGGAAGTCCAGTTTTGAAACAGCCTCTTATAAGACCTCTTCTGTTTTGTTCCTCTCTGCGTCTTCGTGCCTCTGCGGTTCATAACCGATCCGATGAATAAGAGTCTGGCTGAAATTTACGCTGCAATTCCGCATCGGCCGCCCTTTTTGCTGGTGGACGAAATTGTTTCTCGCGATGGCGGCAGAATTGTTTGCCGCAAGCATTTCTCCGGCGACGAATGGTTTTTCGCCGGGCACTATCCCGACGAGCCGGTCGTGCCGGGGGTGCTATTGTGCGAAGCCGCGCTACAGGCCGGAGCGATTTTACTGGGCGGAACAACGCAAACGCAGCGCGCAGATGATCCCTCGGAGCGCACGCCGCCAGATTGCAACGCTTCGCTAGCGATGCCCGTTGTCACAAGGATGAATGAAGTGCGGTTCAAACAAATGGTTCGGCCGGGCGATACCATCGAGCTAGAAGTGCAATTGCGCGAGCAGTTGGCCGACGCGTTCTTCTTCGATGCCAAAGTAACGTGCAACGGAAAGCTGGCCGCCCGATTGGAATTTGCATGCATGCTGGTGGCGAAAAGTGAGGCGCCGCCATGACCGATTTTTTGCAACTCGCGGGCAAAACCGTGTTAGTGATGGGCGTGGCCAATCGCAAAAGCGTGGCCTGGCACGTGGGACGGGTGTTGTCCGAAGTCGGTGCCGACGTCGTCTACTCGGTCCGCACCGAA includes:
- a CDS encoding 3-hydroxyacyl-ACP dehydratase FabZ family protein, translated to MNKSLAEIYAAIPHRPPFLLVDEIVSRDGGRIVCRKHFSGDEWFFAGHYPDEPVVPGVLLCEAALQAGAILLGGTTQTQRADDPSERTPPDCNASLAMPVVTRMNEVRFKQMVRPGDTIELEVQLREQLADAFFFDAKVTCNGKLAARLEFACMLVAKSEAPP